The genomic window GATCTCGATGCCGACGGGTGTCGTACGATCAAGATCGGCACTCGCGACCACGCCGACCGACGCGGCAGTTTCGGCGAGATACAGCGAGATGCCGCCGTTCATAATGCCGACGTACTGATGAACTTTTGGCGTTACTTCCATTTCGAGGACGACACGTTCGCCGGATGCCTCGATGATCTTGACGCCGAGGAACTGCATCAGCTCATTCTCCGCCGTCTCTTTCATCAACTTTGCTCTATCCATTATGAAAACACCATCTACTTGCCGACACGCTTTCTCGCCGCTGTCAGCGCGGCCTTCACATTCGATGGCGATGTGCCGCCGACGGCGGATTTCGACGCAAGCGTTGCATCGGGCAAAAGTTCATCAAAAACCGACTTTTCCACCGCATCTGAGAACTGCCGCAGCTCTTCAAGCGAAAGTCCTCCCAGCTCAACACCCTTGCTTATGGCGAAAAGCACCGCCTTGCCGACCGCTGCGTGTGCGGTGCGGAACGGCACGCCCTTTTTTACAAGATAATCTGCCAATTCGGTGGCGTTGAGGTAACCAGTCGTCGCCGCGGCCAATGCGGCATCTTCATTCAGCGACGCATTATCGATCACCGTTGCGGCCGCCCGCAGAGAGATCGCCGCCGTATCAACGATATCGAAAACGGCCTCTTTGTCCTCCTGCATATCCTTGTTATAGGCAAGCGGCAGCCCTTTCATAATGGTCAAAAGGCCGACGAGCGATCCAAAAACGCGGCCAGACTTTCCGCGCAGAAGTTCAAGCGCGTCGGGATTTTTCTTCTGCGGCATTAGGCTCGAACCCGACGAAACAGCGTCGCTCAGCGTCATGAACCCGAATTCCGAAGAGCAATAAAGGATCATATCCTCGGCAAGCCGCGAAAGGTGCACCATCATCAGTGCCGCGGCCGCAGCGAACTCGACCGCAAAGTCGCGGTCCGAGACAGCATCAAGGCTGTTTGGCGATATCGCTTCGAACCCCAGATCACGCGCAACCGCTTCCCTGTCGATCGGAAAGCCTGTCCCCGCAAGAGCACCGGAGCCGAGCGGCATCACATTCACACGTTTTCGAGCATCCGCAAGACGCGCCGCATCGCGCTCAAGCATTTCGAAATACGCGAGGCACCAATGAGCGAACATTACGGGCTGTGCCCTCTGCAGATGCGTGTAGCCCGGGATCACGGCTTCGGAATGCCGCTCGGCGAACGCGATCAACGAGCGTTGCGCGTCCGTGATATATGCCCCGAGCGTGTCGATCTCGCCGCGCAGCCAAAGCCGAAAGGCCGTCGCCACCTGATCGTTGCGGCTACGGCCGGTGTGGAGTTTGCGGCCCGCGTCGCCTATCTTCGCGATCAACCGAGCCTCGATAAAGGAATGGACGTCCTCTGATGCCGCTTCAAAATAGGCATCACCTGCTTGATCGTATTCCCGAAGCATTTCACTAAGACCGTCGCGTATCGAGCGAAACTCGTCTTCGGTCAAAACAGCCGCGCGCCTAAATCCGCCGGCGTGAGCTATGCTTGCCGTAATATCTGCCGCAAAAAGCCGCCGATCGAACGAGAATGACTCGTTGAACTTAGTAAATACTTCATTCGGCTCTTCGGTAAAACGGCCGCCCCAAAGCTGTCCTGAGTTGCTCATTAAAATCACTCTGCAGTTATAATTGTAGGTTGATTTATGAATATTGGCTAACCTATGCAAAAAATAAACAAAGTAGTGCTTGCCTATTCGGGCGGCTTGGATACATCGGCGATGCTCCTTTGGCTAAAGGAGACTTACGGGTGCGAGGTGATCTGCTATACGGCGGATGTAGGGCAGGGCGAGGAGCTTGACGGCCTTGAGGAGAAGGCTATCGCAACAGGTGCTTCGAAGCTTTATACCGAGGACCTTCGCGAGGAGTTCGTAAAGGATTTCGTGTGGACGGCGGTCAAGGCAAACGCACTTTACGAAGGCGTTTATCTGCTCGGCACATCGCTTGCACGCCCCGTTATCGCAAAACGCCAGATCGAGATCGCCCAAAAGGAAGGCGCGGATGCCGTCGCACACGGAGCCACGGGCAAGGGCAACGATCAAGTGCGTTTCGAGCTTACATATTATGCTCTGCAGCCGAATATCAAGGTCGTCGCACCGTGGCGGCATTGGGATTTCAAGGGCCGCTCCGACCTGATCGCGTACTGTGAAAAACACGGAATTCCGGTAACAGCCACCGCCGAAAAGCCGTATTCGATGGATCGGAACCTTATGCACGTCAGCTACGAGGGCGGCATTCTCGAGGATCCGTGGGCGGCCCCTCCCGAAGATATCTTCCTTATGACACGCTCGCCCGAGAACGCTTCTGATACGGTACGCGAGATCACGATAACGTTCGAGAAAGGCGAGCCTGTCGCGATCGACGGTGTGTCCTACGGCGCCGTAGATATGCTCTCCGCGCTAAACCATCTGGGCGGCGAACACGGCATCGGCCGCGTCGATCTGGTCGAGAATCGCTTTGTCGGAATGAAGTCGCGCGGCGTATATGAAACGCCCGGCGTTACCATTCTACAAACGGCGCACCGCGCACTCGAGTCCATAACAATGGATCGCGAGGTAACGCGGCTCCGCGACAGCCTCAGCACGAAATTTGCCGAGTCGGTCTATTACGGATTTTGGTTCGCACCCGAATTCGAGATCCTCCGCTCAATGATCGACCAAACACAAGAGCCGGTCAGCGGCGATGTTCGCCTGAAACTCTACAAGGGTAATGTGATCGTTACGGGCCGCCGCTCGCCGAATTCGCTGTACCGCGAACGCGTAGTTACCTTCGAGGACGATGCGGGGGCTTACGACCAACACGATGCCGAAGGGTTCATCAAGCTCCAAGCCCTGCGTTTGCGGCTGCGAAATATGGAGTGAAGGTCGTCATCGCAGCGCCACTTTTACCCGCATCGGCCTCAGAAATGGCTTGATAATTGAATGCTTCCTATGATATCTACATAGCTATCTTGAAAGTTTAACCGATAATATTCCCGACCACGCACCGAAATGTTTTCCGGCAGATCGCTGCATTCGTCCGAGAATATTCTTTGTTCCGCATTGTCGATGTCGCCGCCGGTGAACGGATATGATATTTCGGTCAGTTTTTTCTGCAAAAGACGTGAGGTTCGCACGTCTTACTTCGGATACGTTCCGGAATGAGGTCAGGGAATGCTCCCGCTCAGACTGTCCGACTCGGTCATCGGCAATAGTGCCGCTTTTGTTCAAATTTTAGATCCAATTCGGAGGTTATATGGCTGGTATTGACGAAAAGCAGATCAAAAAAGATGGAAGGGCCATCTGGAACTACCTGATCAGTTACTACTCGAAAAAGCTCCCAAAAGATCAGGTCGCGGATAAGCTTAACAAGATCACTGAAAAGATAGCACAGAAGCTCGGAATGGGCGGCTACTTCAACGTCTTGACCGGCAACTTGCCGGGTGCCAAGCTCGCAAGCTTTACCGCAAGCTGGATGAAGCTGATGTACTTCGAGGGATATTTCTCAGCCAATCCGGGAGACAACCCGTACGATCCGGCAACCCAAGAAGACGAGTACGCTGAATATCTGCTCTACTCTTGGGGACGCGGAAAGCCGGGCTATAAATACTTTGACGTCGCAGCGGCCTACAATCCGAACTACAAGAAAAAGTAATCGCTGCGGTCATTCATTGCTAAAGTTATCCGGATGCGTGTTCTGCAGGCGGCCCTTGTCTATTTCGTTTCCGTTTTTGCGGTCGGTTTCTTGATGGGTGTTATACGTGTTCTGCTGATCGTGCCGCGTATCGGCGAGCGTTGGGCTGAGCTTGCAGAACTTCCGTTAATGATCGCTGCTTCCGCCGCGATCGCGTATCTTCTTTTTGCGCGCGCCAAATTCAGCCTGAACAGGCTAGCCTGTGCGGGCTTTCTTGCACTTGTATTTCTGGTATCTGCCGAGGTCGCGGTAAATGCTGCATCCGGACGCTCTCTCTCTCAATATATCACCGGCCGCGACCCTGTTTCCGGCCTTGCGTACGCCGTCTCGCTTTTATTGTTCGGCTTGATGCCGTTGGCGATAGGCCTGCGACGGCAAAGCTGATAACATCAGCTTTGAAGCATCGGCCCGGAACCGGATATGGCATTTCTTGATAAAAAGATCCCGCCGCCCGTGATCGCATTGGCAAGCCTCGCCATCGTGTGGGGTATCGCCCGTCTTTTCCCGACGCTGTCCTTTTCATCGCAATATCTGCTTCCGACAGCATCGCTGATCGCGGCCGCGGGCTTTTTGCTCGCACTGTGGGGCATTGTCACGTTTCGGCGTGCAGGCACTACATTAAATCCTCACACACCCGAAAATACCGATATGATCGTCCGGAACGGCCCGTTCCGCTTCACCCGCAATCCGATGTATCTCGGCCTTGCGATCGGCTTGGCAGCAGCCTGCATCTTCTTTGGGAATCCGCTGTCGGTGATCGGCTTGGCGGCATTCGTCGCCTATATGACACAATTCCAAATAAAAGCCGAAGAGCGTGCCATTGAGAAAAAATTCGGCACGCCCTACGTTGAATATCGCTCGTCCGTGCGGCGATGGCTTTAGCCACGCCCTCAGCTCAGAAATCCGCGAAACTTCGCTGAGTTTGCCGTGTAGCCCGGAAATATCTTTGCCAGATCGCGTACGCCCATATGCTTGAGCGAGGCTTCTGCGAAGATGTCTCGAAAATCGGTTGTAACGTCGAGGTCTCGGCCTTCGTACAGTTTATCGGACGCAAGGCCGCGAAAATCGCCGTAGATCTTGCCACCTTTGACAGAATTGCCGATCGCGAACATCGTATTCGCATGGCCGTGGTCAGTGCCGCGTCCGCCATTCTCTCGCACGGTGCGGCCGAATTCGCTCATCGTAAGAACGATCACGTCATCCATTCGCTTGCCGAGATCAGCGGTAAAAGCCGCTATCGACTGCGAGAATATCCGCAAGAAATTGGCGAGCTGGCCGCGGCCACTGCCTTCATTCGTATGCGTATCCCAACGAATATCGCTCCCCGTATCCGTAAATGCTACCTCGAGGCCGACGCCGGCCTTAATGAGCTGAGCGATCTGCCGGAGTGAGCGGCCAAGCTGGCTGTTCGGATACTGTGCGCCGTTCTCGGGTTTGTACTGTCCGGGGGCCGCCCGCTTTAGGAAATCGACAGCCTCGAACGTCTCCTTTCCTGTCCCTTCGAGCGTATCCTTGACGTTCTGTTCGTAGATCCCTTCAAATCCATTTTTCAGGTCGGAGCTGAAAACGCCCGCCTTGATGGAAAAGTCGTTGAGATTCGCCATAGCCACCGACGGAGCCTTGCCGTACAATGAACGCGGCAGCACGGGTGTCATAGAAACTGCGCGGAATGGCGACGATCCCTTATCCTTCGATTGCTGCAAGAGTCTGTTGAGCCAGCCGTCCCTTGTGCTTTTTACGCCGGGCGTGGCCGATTCCATATAGTCCTGTGCGTCAAAATGCGAACGCGTATTGTCAGGCGAACCGACGGCGGTCAGTGCGGCAAGATTTCCTGCATCCCAAAGCGGCTTGAACGCAGCCATCGCCGGATGCAGGCCGAACGTGTCATCGAGTTTTATAACGCCATCCGAATCGCCCGGCTTCTTTACGGCGATGGTCGGACGAAGCCTGTAGTATTCGCTTTCGCCGTATGGTACGAGCACATTCAGCCCGTCAACGGCTCCGCGTTGGAAGATCGTGACGATGATCTTTTTTCTTTTTGAGTCCTTTGCCGCGGTCTGTGCGGCCGCAAATTGATGAAGAAAATCGGGAGCGGCTGCCATCAGCCCAAAACTCGCCAATCCGATGCCGCTTGCTTTCAAAAAATAACGCCTATCCATAAAACTCCTCGCGTAGCGTTCAATGTCACCATATTAGACGCATCGGCGGTCGAATTGGCCTATCTAATGATTATCTCATCAACAAAAATGTACGCGTCAAAACCGGCACCGGGATGCCACGCGGGGATCTTGCCGAGATTTTTTGCCTTTACGCGGACGTAGCGGGCAGAGACGGGCGTGATCTTTCTAAGGTAATCGCGAGTGATCGGTGTCATATCCTCGACCGGGACATCCGTCTTGATCTCGGCGACCGGGCGGAAATTCACGCCGTCGTCCGAGACCTCGAACCCGACTGTCGTCGGCATCCATATCCAGGAGCGCGCGACCTGAAGGAATCCGCCGCCGACCTCGCTGATCTTTGTTGGCCGCTTCATATCGACAACGGCCTCGAAATCCTGCCCTTGATAGCCTTGCCATTCACCGGACGCAAAATTCACAGTTCCGCGAATACCGTCGATCAGCCCCTCGTCCCCGCCTCCGTTGTACTGACTGCTGTAATGCGACAGTATCTTTACAGACCAGTCATTCGGACGTTTGTAAAATGTTGCGGAGACCTCGGGGCTTTTTATGCCGTCGCCGTTCTCGGCGGTGGCGGTGATGGTCGTCGTCTCAGATATCGGGATGCCTTCGCAGCACATCGAACGCCACGTCCTGTTATCGCGATCATCCTTCCACGAAATGATGGCTCCGCCCACAGGCGGTTCGATCTTTACTAGCGTTTTGTCCGTGAATATACGTTCGCCCTCGATGACAGGCACTGCGGTCGTCGAAATATCTATCGACGAAACAGGAAAGTGATCAAATGCGGTCTTGACCGGCTGATCGATCATTGAGAACTCGAGCACGCCGCCGCGCATAATATCTTCGTGCGTGATAAATGCTTTTTTGTACGGTGCACCGTTGAACTTAGCGTTGAGAATGTATTTGTTCGCCTGCGACACGTTCTTTGCACGAACGGTGAAGGTCTTTCCGTTCTCCAGATTGAATTTCAACTCGGGGAAAAGCGGCGTGCCGAAAGCGTAGATGCCGCTGCCCGGCGTTACCTCATAAAATCCCGCGGCGCTCATGATGTACCACGCCGACATCTGGCCGCAGTCCTCGTTGCCGATCAGGCCGTCGGGCGTAGGCTTGTAAAATTCATCGAGGATCTGCCGAACGTACTTCTGCGTTTTCCACGGCTCGTGAGCGTAATCGTAAAGATAGGCGATGTGGTGCGAAGGCTCGTTGCCGTGCGCGTACTGGCCGATCAGGCCGGTGATGTCGGGTTGGACGCGACCTGTCAGCTTATCCTTCGTCGTGAACAATTCATCGAGCTTCGCTGCGAACTTCTCACGGCCGCCCATCAATTCCATCAGCCGCGACACATCCTGCGGAACGAAGAATGTGTAAACCCACGAATTGCCCTCGGTAAAATTGAACGTCACCTCATTCGGAGCGAACGGCGAGACAAATCCGCCGTTCCTTTTCGGCCGCATAAAGCCGGTCGAAGGGTCGAAAAGGTTCTCGAAATATTGAGCACGCTGGATGTACTTTTTGAAGTCATCCTGGTAGGCCTGCTTCTCTATGTCGATCGGAAAGTGTGCCACGCCCTTGCTATCAATGTTCGCTTTCGGGGCGTTCTTTGTTGGCTTTTGGTCGCGAAGGAACATTACCTTCGCCATCTGCGCGATGCACCAGTCGTCGTACGCGTATTCGAGCGTTTTCGAGACGGACTCGTTCTCGTCCTCCATCGAGATGTAGCCCCGTTTTTTGTATGCGGCGAGGCCGAAATGGTCGAGTTCGGCGCTGTGTTTCGCGGCCTCATACGCCTTTTCGTAATCGAAGCCTTTGATGCCTTTTGCCATCGCGTCGGCGATAACTGAGACGGCGTGATAGCCGATCATCGTGTCGGTCTCTTCGCCCCACAGTTCCCAGACAGGCAGCCGTCCGCCCTGCTCATATTGGCGTATGAATGTGTTGATAAAATCGACCGTGCGTTTTTGATCGATGATCGTATAAAGCGGATGCGCCGCCCGGAACGTGTCCCAAAGCGAGAAGACAGTGTATTGCTCCGACGGAACGCGGACACTCTTGTCCGCATGAGCGTCGTTTCGACGCGAACGAGCGTGTGTGTTGCGAACTTTTTGCTTGGCCGCGACCGTTTCGCCGGAGGAACCGGCGATGCGGACAGGAGTGTCCGCGTTCCGTAGGCTATGAACTTTCCCGTCGTGGCCGCGATATTTCCCTTCCACATCACTAAAAACATTCGGCTGGATCGCGGTGTGGTACAACGCCGTGTAAAAGTTCGTCATTTGAGCGTCGGTGCCGCCCGAAACCGCGATCTTGCTCAGCTCTTTATTCCACGCCGCTTTTGCATCGGCCCGAACCTTGTCAAAATCCCAGCCGGGAAGTTCTGCTTCGAGGTTCTTCCGCGCACCTTCGATGGAAACGTAAGAGATCGCAACTTTTATAAGTATCTGTCGATTCTCGGGCCTACCGAAGGGAAAAGCAACTCGGATGTGTTCACCCAAACTACTGTCTATCCAATCTTGATCTTTCGTGATATGAGGCGTTGGGTAGGTGTATTCTTCGTACCAATACGGTGCAGCGAAGCGTTCGGAGAACTGGGCGACAAAGTATACGGTCTGATCCTTCGCCCATGAAGAAGAACGTCGCCATCCCTCAACTCGATCTCCCTTGACATCGATCTGTGACATCAACGTCTTGTCGCGCCACGTCAAATCGAGTGTGATTTTCGCTTCGCTGTTGGCCGGGAAAGTGTATCGGTGCAGGCCAACTCGCTTTGTCGCCGTCATCTCTGCCAGAATTGCGTCATCGTCCAATTTTACGGAGTAGTACCCAGGCTCGGCCTTCTCGTTCGCGTGCGAGAATTTCGAGGCGTAGCCGTTTACCGACTTATCGCCCTCCTTCGCAAAGAACTGCGGCTCTCCGACCGTCGGCATAAACAGAATATCGCAACCATCCGGGATGCCCGTGCCGCTCAAGTGCGTGTGTGAGAAGCCGTAGATGATGTCGTCGGAATAGTGGTAGCCGGATGAGCCGTCCCAGTTGTCGATGCGTGTGTCGGGCGAGAGCTGCACCATCCCGAACGGGATGGTCGCACCGGGAAATGTGTGCCCGTGGCCGCCCGTACCGATGAAAGGGTTTACCCAGCGGGTGTAGTCGCGCGTCTGCGCGGAGACCGATGGCAGTAAGCAGGAAGCCGTGAGCAGAAGTAGCCCGCAGAATCGCAGAGCCGCAGAGAAGGGAAGTTTCCCGCAGAGACGCAGAGGCGCAGAGAAGAAACGCTTAGATGCAAAGGGAATTCGTTGTTTCATATTGGCATTAGCCTCGTTTGCATTATCGCCATTTGATGATCGTGAAAGCGATCTGTCGATAGTTCTCATTCTCATACAGAACTCCGATACGGCGTTTGTCGATCACGACGATATCCGAATACCCGGTCGGATCGTTTTTCGCGTCAACGCCTCGATCGACGGGGAAGCCGCGGCTCCAGGTTTTGCCTTCGTCGCGGCTGATCCGCAGCGTAAGGTTGTTTCGAAATTTTTGATCGGCATTGTTCGCAAAAGCGATCGTGTTGCCGCCGATCGAGAGCAAGCTGCCCTGGCAGACCGGATCTGGAAGCTGCGTGTCAAAGCCTGCTGATTCCCATGTCGCGCCGCCGTCGCTGCTTCGTGCCGAAATACGATATTTCTGATCGCCTCGTTGATTACGTGCGTTAAAAAGCACACCGCCGTTAGGTAATTCGGCGGCCGTTGCCTCGTTGCTGCCCTTGATGCCAATGTCGGCGCTTATCTTGAACGTCTTGCCGTGATCGTCCGAGTAGAACGCCGCGGCCATGTAATCCGAAAAGTCCTTTTGGGGTTCGCCTGCCGAATAGTTGATCGGGACAAAAAGCCTGCCTTTGTATTTGCCTGTTGTGAGTTGGATCGCATGGCCGGGCGTATTCGCATAAGCACGCCAATCGGTGCGTTTGACCTGTGCGGTGATATTCACGGCCTCCGACCACGTGCGGCCGTCATCGACCGAAGTTTTGTACCAAACCTCACGCGTTCCCTTGCCGAGGCGTACCTGAGGCTCTGTCGCATCGCCTGTGTTGTAGAACAAGAAGATCCGACCTTTCGGATATCGCTTGTCCAAGAGATCGACGACCGGAGCCGGATTCCCTGCCTGCAGGCGGCCGTTATCGACGACCTCCTGCAGCGCTGACCAGGTCTTGCCGTTGTCGCTGCTTGTCTTCAGGACGATGTTGACGTCGCCGAAATCACCTGCGCCGTCACGGCGTCCTTCGGCGAACGCAAGGAGTTTGCCCGAAGGCGATCTGACGATCGCGGGAATGCGATACGATGCGTTGCCGTCGCTGCCGCTCGTGAACACGACCGTCTTTTGCGCAAAAACGGTCGCGGAAAGTACGAGGATGAGCAGCAAGGCCTTTTTCATTTTGTTTCGTAAAGTATCTCGGGCCCGGCCTTCAAGGTTCGCGTGCCCTTGTTCTCGAGGTCGAGGACAACGATCGAGTTCCGGCCTTTTTTGAGCCAACCGATCGGAAGGTATAGCGACTGCTGCGGTCCGATGCTCCAGAATCGCCCGAGGTGGTGGCCGTTCACCCAAACGTGGCCTTTGCCCCAACCGCGCATATCGAGAAATGTGTCGCCGAGTTCCTTGAGCGTGAACGAACCGCGAAACAGAACCGGGTCGGACATGCCGCGTTTGAATTTCACCCGTCGAAGATCATTGAATGTGAGCGGGATCATTCCCCAATTCCGCAGCTCGCGGCCGTCGAGTGTCACCTTTCCGGTAATGCCCTTGCGATCGAGAACGAGATCGTTCCCCCAGTTAATTCGGCCCATATTCTCGATAAGAACCTCGAGCACATCGCCCTTTCGTGCGTCGATGCCGATCGACTGTTCCTTAAGCCGTCGGTCGAGCTTGCCGACAAACTTGTGGTTCACGAAGACGTGCGAATAGTCGTGCTGTTCGGCGAACTGAAGCTTTCCCCTATCGTCCGCATCGAAGCGGTGACGGTAGAGCACGAACCCGTGCGCCTGCCCAAGCTGCTCCATTGTTTTCGGTTCCGCTGAGCGAATCGGCTTGCCGAACGTCCTCACGGCATCGGCGAGCGTTGCGAACTCATCGAGTCGGATCTCAGGGATCGTGATGAACTTCGTCTCATCTCTTAACGATGGAAATCGCTCGTCGGGAAAATGCCGTTTCAAAACTTCGCGAAGTGCGAAATATTTTGGCGTCGGCCGTCCGGCAGAATCGAGGGCGCCGTCATATCCGTAATCAGAAGTATCGGGCTGGAACGGAACATCATTAGAATAATTCGCTCCGGCCATATAGCCGAACGACCATCCGCCGTGAAACATATAAAGGCTGAAGGAAATGCCGTTCGCGAGAAGGCGGTCGACGCCTTTTGCCACAGCATCGGGATCGACGGTGTGATGCTTATCGCCCCAGTGGTCGAACCAGCCGGTGTAGTATTCGCCGACCATACGCGGTATGCCCGGGCGGAATTTTGCAAGCATGTCGAATTGTGCGATCGGTTCCGGACCGGTTCCGAAATTGATCACGGGTAGGACGTCGGGTAAGGTGCCGCCCCTTAGGGTCCATTCTTCAGGACCGTCGGCGGTAAACAGCGGTACGGTGAAGCCCGCGTCGATGATGCTCGTCTTTACGGCGTTCAGATAATCCTTGTCGTTGCCGAAGAAACCGTATTCGTTCTCGACCTGCACCATTATGATATTGCCGCCGTTCTGGATCTGGAGCGGGGCGAGCTGTCGCCCGACCTCTTTCATATATCGAGTCGATGCGGCCAGAAATCGCGGGTCTTTCGTACGGATCTGCATCTTGCCGTCACGGACGAGCCATGCGGGCAATCCGCCGAAGTCCCATTCGGTGCATATGTACGGCCCGGGGCGGATGATCAAAAGCAGGCCTTCTTCCTGAGCGATCTTTGCAAAGCGGGCAACATCGAGCGCGCCCGAAAAATCGAATTTGCCCGGGCTCGGTTCGTGTAGATTCCAGAAAACGTAGGTTGTTATCGCATTCAGGCCCATCGCCTTCGCTTTGCGAAAGCGGTCGCGCCAATGTTCGGGCGGAACTCGCGGATAGTGCATCTCGCCCGAGCGTATGACGACCGGTTTGCCGTCGAGGAGGAAATTCGTGCCGCTGATAGAGAAGCTCCGGCCCTGTCCCGCCACGGCAACCGCGGCAAGAATTAGTAGTACAAGAGCCAAGAAGATCTTCATATCAAACCATCTCAATGCACGAATTCCCCGCCGTATGCTTGATTCAATCCACGCCCTTTTATGCCGTAGCGGAAACGGAAATACGCATCGCCGCCGCGGTGGTTGTAGCGAAGCGATATTTTGTGCGGCCCGGCCTTTAGCGGAACGATCGCCGATTTGATCGAACTGTTCTTCGTTCCGGCCTCATCAATGACCTTCTTTTCATCAAATACGAGAGTTGCGTCCCACGTCGAATCGATCAGAAGTTCGTAAACGCCGTCTTCGGGAATGTTTAGATATCCATCGAATGTCACGGCGAATGGTTTTGTCAGATCGAATGTTTTTGCGAATTGGTTCAGCATTATCGAACGCGTTTCGCCTGTGCGA from Chloracidobacterium sp. includes these protein-coding regions:
- a CDS encoding glycoside hydrolase family 92 protein; the protein is MRMRTIDRSLSRSSNGDNANEANANMKQRIPFASKRFFSAPLRLCGKLPFSAALRFCGLLLLTASCLLPSVSAQTRDYTRWVNPFIGTGGHGHTFPGATIPFGMVQLSPDTRIDNWDGSSGYHYSDDIIYGFSHTHLSGTGIPDGCDILFMPTVGEPQFFAKEGDKSVNGYASKFSHANEKAEPGYYSVKLDDDAILAEMTATKRVGLHRYTFPANSEAKITLDLTWRDKTLMSQIDVKGDRVEGWRRSSSWAKDQTVYFVAQFSERFAAPYWYEEYTYPTPHITKDQDWIDSSLGEHIRVAFPFGRPENRQILIKVAISYVSIEGARKNLEAELPGWDFDKVRADAKAAWNKELSKIAVSGGTDAQMTNFYTALYHTAIQPNVFSDVEGKYRGHDGKVHSLRNADTPVRIAGSSGETVAAKQKVRNTHARSRRNDAHADKSVRVPSEQYTVFSLWDTFRAAHPLYTIIDQKRTVDFINTFIRQYEQGGRLPVWELWGEETDTMIGYHAVSVIADAMAKGIKGFDYEKAYEAAKHSAELDHFGLAAYKKRGYISMEDENESVSKTLEYAYDDWCIAQMAKVMFLRDQKPTKNAPKANIDSKGVAHFPIDIEKQAYQDDFKKYIQRAQYFENLFDPSTGFMRPKRNGGFVSPFAPNEVTFNFTEGNSWVYTFFVPQDVSRLMELMGGREKFAAKLDELFTTKDKLTGRVQPDITGLIGQYAHGNEPSHHIAYLYDYAHEPWKTQKYVRQILDEFYKPTPDGLIGNEDCGQMSAWYIMSAAGFYEVTPGSGIYAFGTPLFPELKFNLENGKTFTVRAKNVSQANKYILNAKFNGAPYKKAFITHEDIMRGGVLEFSMIDQPVKTAFDHFPVSSIDISTTAVPVIEGERIFTDKTLVKIEPPVGGAIISWKDDRDNRTWRSMCCEGIPISETTTITATAENGDGIKSPEVSATFYKRPNDWSVKILSHYSSQYNGGGDEGLIDGIRGTVNFASGEWQGYQGQDFEAVVDMKRPTKISEVGGGFLQVARSWIWMPTTVGFEVSDDGVNFRPVAEIKTDVPVEDMTPITRDYLRKITPVSARYVRVKAKNLGKIPAWHPGAGFDAYIFVDEIIIR
- a CDS encoding DUF1501 domain-containing protein; translated protein: MDRRYFLKASGIGLASFGLMAAAPDFLHQFAAAQTAAKDSKRKKIIVTIFQRGAVDGLNVLVPYGESEYYRLRPTIAVKKPGDSDGVIKLDDTFGLHPAMAAFKPLWDAGNLAALTAVGSPDNTRSHFDAQDYMESATPGVKSTRDGWLNRLLQQSKDKGSSPFRAVSMTPVLPRSLYGKAPSVAMANLNDFSIKAGVFSSDLKNGFEGIYEQNVKDTLEGTGKETFEAVDFLKRAAPGQYKPENGAQYPNSQLGRSLRQIAQLIKAGVGLEVAFTDTGSDIRWDTHTNEGSGRGQLANFLRIFSQSIAAFTADLGKRMDDVIVLTMSEFGRTVRENGGRGTDHGHANTMFAIGNSVKGGKIYGDFRGLASDKLYEGRDLDVTTDFRDIFAEASLKHMGVRDLAKIFPGYTANSAKFRGFLS
- a CDS encoding exo-alpha-sialidase; amino-acid sequence: MKKALLLILVLSATVFAQKTVVFTSGSDGNASYRIPAIVRSPSGKLLAFAEGRRDGAGDFGDVNIVLKTSSDNGKTWSALQEVVDNGRLQAGNPAPVVDLLDKRYPKGRIFLFYNTGDATEPQVRLGKGTREVWYKTSVDDGRTWSEAVNITAQVKRTDWRAYANTPGHAIQLTTGKYKGRLFVPINYSAGEPQKDFSDYMAAAFYSDDHGKTFKISADIGIKGSNEATAAELPNGGVLFNARNQRGDQKYRISARSSDGGATWESAGFDTQLPDPVCQGSLLSIGGNTIAFANNADQKFRNNLTLRISRDEGKTWSRGFPVDRGVDAKNDPTGYSDIVVIDKRRIGVLYENENYRQIAFTIIKWR
- a CDS encoding hotdog fold thioesterase, whose protein sequence is MDRAKLMKETAENELMQFLGVKIIEASGERVVLEMEVTPKVHQYVGIMNGGISLYLAETAASVGVVASADLDRTTPVGIEINANHLRAVSRGKLTVVAEPVHSGKTLAVWKIDITNERGKLVCTSRLTALIQRRAAYNG
- the argH gene encoding argininosuccinate lyase, producing MSNSGQLWGGRFTEEPNEVFTKFNESFSFDRRLFAADITASIAHAGGFRRAAVLTEDEFRSIRDGLSEMLREYDQAGDAYFEAASEDVHSFIEARLIAKIGDAGRKLHTGRSRNDQVATAFRLWLRGEIDTLGAYITDAQRSLIAFAERHSEAVIPGYTHLQRAQPVMFAHWCLAYFEMLERDAARLADARKRVNVMPLGSGALAGTGFPIDREAVARDLGFEAISPNSLDAVSDRDFAVEFAAAAALMMVHLSRLAEDMILYCSSEFGFMTLSDAVSSGSSLMPQKKNPDALELLRGKSGRVFGSLVGLLTIMKGLPLAYNKDMQEDKEAVFDIVDTAAISLRAAATVIDNASLNEDAALAAATTGYLNATELADYLVKKGVPFRTAHAAVGKAVLFAISKGVELGGLSLEELRQFSDAVEKSVFDELLPDATLASKSAVGGTSPSNVKAALTAARKRVGK
- a CDS encoding isoprenylcysteine carboxylmethyltransferase family protein; protein product: MAFLDKKIPPPVIALASLAIVWGIARLFPTLSFSSQYLLPTASLIAAAGFLLALWGIVTFRRAGTTLNPHTPENTDMIVRNGPFRFTRNPMYLGLAIGLAAACIFFGNPLSVIGLAAFVAYMTQFQIKAEERAIEKKFGTPYVEYRSSVRRWL
- a CDS encoding argininosuccinate synthase; amino-acid sequence: MQKINKVVLAYSGGLDTSAMLLWLKETYGCEVICYTADVGQGEELDGLEEKAIATGASKLYTEDLREEFVKDFVWTAVKANALYEGVYLLGTSLARPVIAKRQIEIAQKEGADAVAHGATGKGNDQVRFELTYYALQPNIKVVAPWRHWDFKGRSDLIAYCEKHGIPVTATAEKPYSMDRNLMHVSYEGGILEDPWAAPPEDIFLMTRSPENASDTVREITITFEKGEPVAIDGVSYGAVDMLSALNHLGGEHGIGRVDLVENRFVGMKSRGVYETPGVTILQTAHRALESITMDREVTRLRDSLSTKFAESVYYGFWFAPEFEILRSMIDQTQEPVSGDVRLKLYKGNVIVTGRRSPNSLYRERVVTFEDDAGAYDQHDAEGFIKLQALRLRLRNME